The Mauremys mutica isolate MM-2020 ecotype Southern chromosome 1, ASM2049712v1, whole genome shotgun sequence genome has a segment encoding these proteins:
- the LOC123367945 gene encoding olfactory receptor 51G2-like, whose product MSAVNETKFNSAVFLLTGIPGQEDIHLWISVPFCLVYVISIVGNSVILFIIKTDPSLHEPMYVFLSMLGVTDLGLLIATMPTILGIFLFNSREISSDACFAQLFFIQSFQCIESSVLLLMAFDRFIAIRDPLRYSSILTLPRIAKMGLVCVLRGVAVMLPFPLLLKRFRYCRVNVLSHSYCMDQEVMMMACSDIRVYSIYGLFITVIILVLDSLLIFLSYVMILKTVLSIASHTEFIRALNTCVSHLCAVLLFYTPEFSLTLIHRYSNGSFPLLQIVLGYVDLLVPPLMNPIVYSVKSKHLRSRIIRVFVK is encoded by the coding sequence atgtcagctgtcaatgaaaccaaattcaactctgcagtgttccttctcacTGGGATACCTGGACAGGAAGACATCCATCTCTGGATCTCTGTCCCCTTCTGCTTAGTGTATGTTATTTCaatagtaggaaattcagtcattctgtttattataaaaacagatccaagccttcatgagcccatgtacgttttcctttccatgttgggtGTCACAGACCTTGGCTTATTGATAGCCACCATGCCAACGATACTGGGCATATTCTTGTTTAACTCTAGAGAGATCAGCTCTGATGCCTGTTTTGCCCAGTTGTTCTTTATCCAGTCATTTCAATGCATTGAATCCTCCGTGCTCttgttgatggcctttgaccgcttcATTGCGATCCGTGACCCGCTGAGATATTCTTCCATCTTAACCCTACCGAGAATAGCCAAGATGGGACTGGTGTGTGTGCTAAGAGGGGTGGCCGTAATGCTCCCATTCCCCCTTCTCCTGAAACGGTTCAGATATTGTCGAGTgaatgtcctctcccattcctactgcaTGGACCAAGAGGTCATGATGATGGCTTGTTCGGATATCAGAGTCTACAGCATCTATGGCTTGTTTATTACAGTCATAATTTTGGTGTTGGACTCGCTGCTCATTTTTCTCTCATATGTGATGATTctcaaaacagtgctgagcatcgCGTCCCACACAGAGTTCATCagggccctgaacacctgcgtctcccacctctgtgccgtCCTCCTCTTCTACACGCCAGAGTTCAGCCTGACTTTGATACACAGGTACTCGAATGGCTCTTTTCCCTTACTTCAGATTGTCCTGGGCTACGTCGACCTTCTGGTTCCTCCTCTGATGAACCCAATCGTGTACAgtgtgaaaagcaaacaccttcgttCGAGGATAATCAGGGTGTTCGTGAAGTGA
- the LOC123368211 gene encoding olfactory receptor 51G2-like has translation MSAVNETKFNSAVFLLTGIPGQEDVHLWISVPFCLVYVISIVGNSVILFIIKTDPSLHEPMYIFLSMLGVTDLGLLIATMPTILGIFLFNSREISSDDCFAQLFFIQSFQCIESSVLLLMAFDRFIAIRDPLRYSSILTLPRIAKMGLVCVLRGVAVMLPLPLLLKRFRYCRVNVLSHSYCMDQEVMMMACSDIRVYSIYGLFITVITVVLDSLLIFLSYVMILKTVLSIASHTEFIRALNTCVSHLCAVLLFYTPEFSLTLIHRYWNGSFPLLQIVLGYVSLLVPPLMNPIVYSVKSKHLRSRIIRVFVK, from the coding sequence atgtcagctgtcaatgaaaccaaattcaactctgcagtgttccttctcactgggatacctgggcaggaagacGTCCATCTCTGGATCTCTGTCCCCTTCTGTTTAGTGTATGTTATTTCaatagtaggaaattcagtcattctgtttattataaaaacagatccaagccttcatgagcccatgtacattttcctttccatgttgggtGTCACAGACCTTGGCTTATTGATAGCCACCATGCCAACGATACTGGGCATATTCTTGTTTAACTCTAGAGAGATCAGCTCTGATGATTGTTTTGCCCAGTTGTTCTTTATCCAGTCATTTCAATGCATTGAATCCTCCGTGCTCttgttgatggcctttgaccgcttcATTGCAATCCGTGACCCTCTGAGATATTCTTCCATCTTAACCCTACCGAGAATAGCCAAGATGGGACTGGTGTGTGTGCTAAGAGGGGTGGCCGTAATGCTCCCACTCCCCCTTCTCCTGAAACGGTTCAGATATTGTCGAGTgaatgtcctctcccattcctactgcaTGGACCAAGAGGTCATGATGATGGCTTGTTCGGATATCAGAGTCTACAGCATCTATGGCTTGTTTATTACAGTCATAACGGTGGTGTTGGACTCGCTGCTCATTTTTCTCTCATATGTGATGATTctcaaaacagtgctgagcatcgCGTCCCACACAGAGTTCATCagggccctgaacacctgcgtctcccacctctgtgccgtCCTCCTCTTCTACACGCCAGAGTTCAGCCTGACTTTGATACACAGATACTGGAATGGCTCTTTTCCCTTGCTTCAGATTGTCCTGGGCTACGTCTCCCTTCTGGTTCCTCCTCTGATGAACCCAATCGTGTACAgtgtgaaaagcaaacaccttcgttCGAGGATAATCAGGGTGTTCGTGAAGTGA